The following are encoded together in the Thalassomonas haliotis genome:
- a CDS encoding histidine phosphatase family protein — protein sequence MAALYLIRHGQASFGQADYDHLSDKGFKQAQLLGEHWRALATPDKCYSGQLLRHGQSADAFLSACQNKNLPLLKHPGFNEFDHREVLARYNPRWQDDQHMNADIAGQENPHAFLRQEFSHAMQRWISGAYDDYQDTWSQFKQGCLDALQEVIIRESHALEAKSLATKSLTTGGKNILIFTSGGPISVIIGHILGLGDQQALTISQQLTNTGVTKLLFSQGRLNIDYVNNYRHLEVAGKDWITRI from the coding sequence ATGGCCGCATTATATTTGATCCGTCACGGTCAGGCTTCATTTGGACAAGCCGATTATGATCACTTATCGGATAAAGGATTTAAACAGGCACAACTGCTGGGAGAGCACTGGCGGGCATTGGCAACACCGGACAAGTGTTATAGCGGTCAGTTATTGCGCCACGGACAAAGCGCCGATGCGTTCTTATCAGCCTGTCAAAACAAAAACTTGCCCCTGTTAAAACACCCGGGTTTTAATGAATTTGATCACCGGGAAGTTTTAGCGCGCTATAACCCCAGATGGCAAGATGATCAGCACATGAATGCCGATATTGCCGGGCAGGAAAATCCGCACGCCTTTTTACGGCAAGAGTTTTCTCATGCGATGCAGCGCTGGATAAGCGGGGCTTATGACGACTACCAGGATACCTGGTCGCAATTTAAGCAAGGCTGCCTTGATGCCCTGCAAGAAGTGATCATTCGGGAGAGCCATGCTTTAGAAGCAAAGAGCTTAGCGACAAAAAGCTTAACAACGGGGGGAAAAAATATCCTGATATTTACCTCCGGCGGCCCTATTTCGGTGATTATCGGGCACATCCTTGGCCTTGGCGATCAGCAGGCACTTACCATCAGCCAACAGCTGACAAATACCGGGGTGACCAAACTGCTGTTTTCACAAGGCCGTTTAAATATCGACTATGTCAATAACTACCGCCACCTGGAAGTCGCCGGCAAAGACTGGATCACCCGGATCTGA
- a CDS encoding SDR family oxidoreductase yields MPGKRIFITGGASGLGKAIACKYAGAGYRVCIGDVHEKRGLTTVAELTALGADAFFIRCDITRLEDLLEVKNQIVSRWQGLDLVVNNAGIAGTAGPIDQVALDDWQQVLDVNLLGVVRGCQTFTPLFKQQGSGYFVNIASAAGLMNAPQMSGYNVSKAGVIALSETLKHELAPFNIGISVVCPAFFKTNLTESMKSTIDGLSQRLGRLMARSAISAADIANDIFTAVDSGSFWVLSHKAERRLWLLKRYLPVVFDVLMKKKIAKLFAAPGPANANTAATPPR; encoded by the coding sequence ATGCCAGGAAAAAGGATCTTTATCACCGGAGGCGCCAGCGGCTTAGGCAAGGCAATTGCCTGTAAATATGCCGGCGCCGGTTACCGGGTTTGCATCGGCGATGTCCATGAAAAACGGGGACTGACCACTGTCGCTGAGTTAACGGCATTGGGAGCTGACGCCTTTTTTATCCGGTGTGATATTACCCGCCTTGAAGATTTACTCGAAGTTAAAAATCAGATCGTCAGCCGCTGGCAGGGACTGGACCTGGTGGTAAACAATGCCGGCATCGCCGGTACCGCAGGTCCAATCGATCAAGTCGCTCTCGACGACTGGCAGCAGGTATTAGATGTCAACCTGCTTGGGGTCGTACGCGGCTGTCAAACCTTCACGCCGTTATTTAAACAGCAAGGCTCGGGTTATTTTGTCAATATCGCCTCTGCCGCCGGGTTAATGAATGCGCCGCAAATGAGCGGTTATAACGTCTCCAAAGCCGGTGTTATTGCCTTATCCGAAACCCTGAAACATGAACTGGCGCCCTTTAATATCGGCATCAGTGTAGTTTGCCCGGCTTTTTTTAAAACCAACTTAACCGAATCAATGAAATCCACCATAGACGGCTTATCACAGCGCCTCGGCCGCTTGATGGCCCGCTCCGCCATAAGCGCAGCAGATATCGCCAATGATATTTTCACCGCCGTCGACAGCGGCAGCTTTTGGGTATTGAGCCATAAAGCCGAACGCAGATTATGGCTGCTGAAACGTTATTTGCCTGTTGTTTTTGATGTGCTGATGAAAAAGAAAATTGCCAAACTGTTTGCAGCGCCAGGACCGGCCAATGCCAATACCGCAGCAACGCCGCCAAGATAA
- a CDS encoding SDR family oxidoreductase, which yields MTSNSLFDLTGKIALVTGASRGIGEYIAKLLAQAGAHVIVSSRKLEGCQRVVDEITSEGGSAQAIACHIGDMAQIDDIFAQISRQHGTLDILVNNAATNPFFGHILETDLSSFQKTVDVNIRGYFFMSSAGAKLMKEKGGAIVNVASVNGVIPGEMQGIYSITKAAVISMTQAFAKECAQFNIRVNALLPGATDTKFASTLIDNPAILKQAMAHVPMKRVAQPKEMAGTVLYLVSDAASYTTGTCINVDGGYLIA from the coding sequence ATGACCAGCAACAGCCTATTTGATTTAACCGGAAAAATTGCCTTAGTTACCGGGGCCAGCCGGGGGATCGGCGAATACATCGCAAAATTACTGGCACAAGCCGGAGCCCATGTCATCGTTTCCAGCCGTAAACTTGAAGGCTGTCAGCGGGTCGTTGATGAAATAACCAGTGAAGGCGGCAGCGCCCAGGCCATTGCCTGCCATATCGGCGATATGGCGCAAATAGATGATATCTTTGCACAAATCAGCAGGCAACACGGCACCCTGGATATCTTGGTCAACAATGCCGCCACCAACCCTTTCTTCGGCCATATCCTGGAAACCGACTTAAGCAGCTTTCAAAAAACAGTGGATGTCAATATCCGCGGTTATTTCTTTATGTCCAGCGCCGGGGCGAAACTGATGAAAGAAAAAGGCGGCGCCATCGTCAATGTCGCTTCCGTCAACGGCGTTATTCCCGGAGAAATGCAGGGCATATATTCCATCACCAAAGCCGCGGTGATTTCCATGACCCAGGCTTTTGCCAAGGAATGCGCGCAATTTAATATACGCGTCAATGCCCTGTTACCCGGGGCCACCGATACAAAATTTGCCTCTACCTTAATCGATAACCCCGCGATATTAAAACAGGCCATGGCCCACGTACCGATGAAACGTGTCGCCCAACCTAAGGAAATGGCAGGCACTGTGCTTTATTTAGTGTCGGATGCCGCCAGTTACACCACGGGCACTTGTATCAATGTCGACGGCGGCTACCTGATAGCTTAA